CAGAGATTTTCAgtcttttgctaaatattttggaattatattttaaaaaaatagataatcaaGTTATAAAGGAATTCAGTCCCAATTAAGGAAACCCTTGAAATTTATCTACCTCGATTTAGGCAATCTCTAAAATTCGGGAGAGTCCTGAAAACAGATTAAACCATTGTGgccattgtgaatgtaattaagttAGTTGTACTGTGAATATGAAGTATtaggaaaaaaggaataaagctgATATAACAGAGGGAAAGGGGACTTTCtggcaaatatttttaacatgttaTCTTTACAGTGAAATATAAACATGTTTGGCACAAGCGGGTGACTATTTTGATTTGGcatgaatatttaaatatgctctttttaaaaagtgtgacTTGTCTGTGATTGCACTTTGTGCCATGCTTCTGAGTCTGTGATTCTTAAATCTGCCGGAGCTTTTCAGTGCAGTAggtgaatattcaaagaaaaaagaagtcatagCATTCCATCAGAAAATTAACTGGTTAAATATTAATGGTACAATTACAGAGCAACTATTTTATATGAAAGTTCTGCATAAACAAAAAGTATGTGATAgctcttttaaaaagctgtttgaACACAACTTCTTATTCCAAAAAAGCACAGTCAGACTGTCTTTACGCAGTGACTTTGGACAGCTGGTTTAATTTCCCTAGACCTTTGTTCCTGATCTATTAATGGAGAAGGTTTGTAGATATTACCAAGATCTCCCAGGTTCAACACCGTGTAATTTTAATGGCACTTACTCTGTTTAGAAGATGTGGAATCTATTTGCTTAACgaatcttttttatatatataccatgTTGTGATTATGTTCTGCTTTTGCAAATTGTGTTTGCATGTCATTAGTTATATCGaatgggttgtgtgtgtgtgtgtgtggagcgGGGTAGTGGGGCTTTACTTTCCCCCTTTCTATATGTATCATCGAGGCCTGcgaaattatttgttaaatccatgaaatgtttTGTTGTAAGCATTGAAATAAACAGTTCCCCATTTTGTTCCAGCCTTTTTGATGGTGGGCTTCCCTTAGATCCTCTACAGCTTTTGCTActgttttgcttttcatttcttttcctctatataaatgcttcctttttctctcatcCTCCTGCCTCTTCCAGGCACTCTACTGTTGGAAGCCTTTGGATTGCTCTGCAGTGTAGAGGAGTGGATCACACCCGGATGAAAGCAGGAACTGTAGTTACATAGAGGCCCTGATCTGACCCCTCCCGTCTTCCCTGCCTGGAACTCTGGCATGTGTCTGTTCAGTCTAGCTAAACTGCATACATTATtgttaaatgcaaattaaatcttCTGCCTCTGCAGAAAAATTGTGGGAGGCAATAATTATAGCTATCTgagtagctgaaggtctagagagagattaaaatgttagAGATTTTCTATGGCAACAGAGGCCTGACTGAGACAGGGTGACAAAGGTCATAGATAGGTGTGACTTGCTTTGAGAAAGACAAAGTCTGAGCTAGCAAGATAGTAATAACAATAAACTGTTTATTGTACGCTTAAACTGGACGAGGGTTATTTAACTGCCAGAAGAGCCTCTGTGTTTCAAAAGGATTTCTGCAAGCTTTCCCAGTGAACTAAAACATTTGACAAGAGCCTGGGATCAATAAGACAAACTCAGATGTTAGAAACCactgttgcttttttttgcatatggaagcAAAGACTTTCTGAAACTGGAAGTTAGGTCAGTAGGAAGTTATAGTTTGATATGCATATGGAAAGTTTCCAAGAGCCATATATTGGCAAGCAGAAGGTACACCTGTAAGAAGGGTATTTCCAGCAACTGAAAAAAGTAACTGTGGGTTAAGGCAATTATCTAGTTAGAATTGTCACAGGGAGGAGAATGATTCCTTTTAATGAGGGAGAAGGCGTTAATGTAGATGTGTAAGAGTCACATCCATAGCAggcttttctaattttttttgcatgggcaggcaccaggaaccaaacccaggtctctggcatgagcCACCGTGCCTGCCCAATAAGCTTTTAAGTAAAGTTTAACATTCCCTTTAGTGGAGGTTGTAGGCTGTCCTTGAGCATCTCACTTTCTTAATGGAGATTCAAGGTGTGTGCACTGCATACATAACCTGTGTTTACTAAGTGCCAAAGTTGTAAACACTTATCAGGCACTAACCATAATCTTATAAAGTGTGTACTATTAATATCTTGATTTTAAAGTGAGGAAATTGGTGCGTAAGGAGGTTGAAAGTAACTTATCCTGGCTTCACTGCTACTGAGAGGCAGCGCAGGATGGCACCAGGTGCTGTTCTCCACATATGCTGTCTTCTCTTGGGAAAGGAGGTTGGTCTCATCTCAACCCTTTTCTCATTtagtaaccttgggcaagtcacctggTTCTCCAGGTTCCAACCCCCCCGTGGGACACAAGACTGAGATAACTCTCCAGGCTGCTGGGCGGGGGAGCACATGGGCTGAGTAGGTGGAGCTCTCTGTGGACTACCCACCTGAGATGTTGTTACCAGGGATGCTGAGTGGGTCGCATGGGGGTGTCTGGCTGCATTCCAATGCCAAGCAGCACCAGTTTGTGGATTTACTTTACATGATCATCATTCTTTCACCATATTAGTATTTGTGTAGATAAATAACAGTTGATTCTACCAGGAAAATTGTATATTCacacaaaagggaatttatcctATTCTCTGATTGGTATTACTTAAAATAGAAATACCAATGTCTTAACTTGTGTCCCTTAGCACCCCTGTCCTTACCTTTGGAAGCTGGATTGCTGCCATTCAGCCAGCTGGGCTGGGAGTCCACCCCTCAACAGTTATAAAGCTGGGACCACCCAGACTCCACCTTCTCCTCACccgcccccctttttttttgcctcttcctggaagaaattatttggccatttaaaatagttttataataGATCCTCTAGTCCCCACaagatagctttttaaaaattttaattaacatctttattgagacataattccCCTGCCAgataattcacccatttaaagtgtataatacAATGGTTTTTAGTATGGTCAAAGAGTTGCATGTgttcatcatccccaaaagaaaccccataccatGTATATACATTGCGAGAATAAAACTTAACAAAAAAAGAACCATGGGTCAATACAACAGAAAGAGTGAACCTTACTGTAAACTACAGGGCTATAGTTAGTAATATAATACAGTGTCATcaaaatactgtttcatcaattgtaacaagcaaaatgtcaaataatagggaaaactgtatgtgtgAAAACTGTGTTCTATAAACctagaacttctctaataaaaaaagaaaacccataccTATTGGCAACCACTCCCTATTTCCCCCAGTACCCAGCTCCTGgcagccactaatctactttctgtctctatggatttattctagacatttcatagaaattgaatcatacaatatatgacGTTTTGCATCTGTATATGACCTTTTGCAtcttgtttctttcacttagtgttTCTGTTcgcttaagctgccagaatgcaatattacagaaatagattggcttttataaaggggacttattaagttacaattctaaggctatgaaaatgtcaaattaaggcaccaacaagaggataccttctcggaGGAAAGGCATTGGGCACCTGTGACACCTCTAagagctgggaagacatgtggcagatgtctactggtcctttgctctCCACCTCTGATTCCAGCAGCTCTCTAAGCACCTGGGTGCCTCACTTAGTTTCTCCGGGGCAAACTGTtgcatctcttagcttagcatctacCAACTTCTATGTctcctggtttcatctctctgctctgtgtCGActatctccaggttctggctatttctgtgagtccttgcttagcacccagggtttctctgtctggatctccaaacatctgtgtctaggcatctgctctttgtatgggctctgaactctctctcatgagctcttttaaggactccagtgaactaagacccaccttgaatgggcgggtcacatctccaaagaaataatctaatcaaaaggtcccaccctcaacaataggtctgcccccacaagatgggATTAGAAGAATGTgtctttactggggtacataatagcttcaaaccagcacgcttAGTATAATGTGTTCATGGTTCATTCATGTTGgagcacatatcagaacttcattcttttgtatggttggatatttcattgtatggatataccacatttgggTTTTTCCATTCACCAATGGATGGACATATTTAATTATGATTAGTATTGTTCTGTACAttggtatttaaattttttgtgtggacataagtttttatttttcttgtatatacCTGgcacacagcttttttttttattagagaagttgtaggcttaccaaaaaatcatacagaaaatacagtgAGAAAAGACATATACTTCTCACAAATAGTTTTCCctcttattaacactttgcattagcatGGTACCTTTGGTACAATTGGTGAaacaatatataattatatgaacTATAGTTACTATAGACATAATTCACATTTGgggtcattgtttgtgttgttgtttaatttttatttagacactaaaattcccttttaaccacattcgaGTATATAACTCAGCAGTGTTAACAGCATTCCCagtgtgccaccatcaccaccatccattacggAAACCACTTCATCACCCACACAGGAACGCTGCACCAGTTTAAGTCTTAACTCCCcaatccccatccccacccaggccgggtaacctatattctgactctatgaatttgtttaattatttcatatcagtgaggtcacaaaatatttgttcttctgtgtctAGAGAGGCTTTTGCCTTGAACTTCAGTCCCAGCCTCACCCTTCTGAACTGCCACACCCTTGGACTTGAGCCTATGACCAGGGGCAGTTCCAGATACGTTTGTAGGGAAGAGGTAAGGAGCATGGGGTGGGAGGAGATATATGGCAgtgaaggtggggggggggggagaggaggagaaggagggagggagggagggagggacgtCCAGATCTTTCTCCCaagggtgtgtgtggggtggggggggaggctcCTAGTGGGAAGTGGTTGCTGATTTGCATCTCAATTCAACAGGAAAACACCCACTAGGACCAGTAGCTGGGCTGAGGCTGTCACGCTCTGGGCCCACAGGACTGCTTTGCAGCACTTGCTGCTCCCACGCCCCAAATCCCCCTTTCACCTCCTCTGTCTGCGGTCCTCATCCACATTTGACCTAAATTTCCTACTCTTTAAGCTTCTGGTTTCCGTGCACGTTCACAGCACTTCGATTTGTTCCAGCGAGGATCCCTGAGGTTGCCACCAGCCCCTCCCGGAAGTACGTTCTGTGCCGAGCAGGCTGTTGAGGCAGATTGCGCGCCGTGGGGGCAACACCGCTTCCCTGATCCCTTTCCAATGCACAGTCTGAAGGTAAAAAGTGCACCAATTAAATCCATATTCCGAGGAGCGGCGGGGGCGGCCTGAGGCGAGCGGGGGACGCGGGTTGTGGGTTCTGTTGCCCGGCAACCGCCCAGCCGAAGCCAAGCCCGCGCGGAGGCCGGCGCGTGGcacgggggggagggggggcgcgGAGGCCGGGCTGCAGGCGACCCTAGGAGGTAGGGACTGAAGCCCCATTGGGGACACGTGCAGCTCTTTTTCACGGAAGGTGCCACCGGTCCCACGTCTCCAGCCTCCCTCCTCCGCACTTCCCATGAACCAACAACTTCCAGCGAAGGCCTGGTGGCAAAGGAGCGCGAGCCAGCCCTCCCCTGCCCGGCCGGCCGCAACCCTTGCGTGGCCGAAGCAAAGGGCTCAGCTCCAGCGCTCAGGCCCGACGGTGCACTGCTCAGCAGCGCGAGGGACAGCCCCGGTGGCTAGCCCAGAGGGTCTGTGACTGGGGGAGGCTGCGGGTGGTGAAGCCTGGTAGGCGCCTGCACCATAAGGGGACAGTGCCCTCTGCTGGCCGGGTCCCGGAGGGCAGCGTTCACGGACTTCAGTTCCCAAAAAGCCTTTCAGCCTGTGGCGCCAGTACTGAACAACTGTGGTGAGCGCATTCTTACCCTCTGAAGGAATGCAAGGAAAGGGCAGGAAGGAGACAGCGAGAGGCAAGATGGAGGGACAGGGGTGCAGGAGATGTGACCTACTTTTGGGGCTCTCTTGATCTTATCATGACAAGCACCGAAGCCTTCTATTTCCCCACTGAAAAACCGAACACAACCAAAATGCAGTTTCAGAGTTTGGCTTCCAGGGCTGGGGGGGGTGCTTTGTCTGAAATATGCCATTTCCACTGGCTCAGTGGAGGACGTTAGTGTGTTTTTAAGAATATCACAATGAGAGACTGCAAAGGTAACTGTACAAAAGATATGGCAAAAAATAAGTCGATTCCATCAGAGTGCGTCTATTAAGGTGAGCTGCAGCACAGGCCGAGGAGTGTGGAGCCGAGGCCAGCCCACGGTGTTCAAAGGAAAGAAGCAAAGCATAATGTTAGAACCCGCTGTGGCCTCCGCAGGAGCCCCATATGTTTTTTATAAAAGGCACAATGTGAGTATTGTTCTGTGTTCAATAGCACAACTGTTATAACTAATGCTTTTGGTATGAATAGGGCCATTTAAAATTCCCAGCCAGTTGCACTTAGTGACAATAAGCATCAGAAAACAAGCCCAAAAGCAGAGATTTCTCACTTTGGGGTCAGTTGGTTTTAAGTACACATATGCATGCCTTAATGTACCCAAGTTCCAAAATAATGATTTGCATGAACAATGTTTTTGCCCCTAGAGTTTGCAGCTACAAACACTGAAGCAGATTTTCACATGCCTATCCGAGAATCTATCATTGATTTGGTCTGTGGACACAGGGCTGGTGCAAACATGGAAGGGACTGTGCCCTCTGTTTCCTTCACTCCAGCCCACCCCAAATTAGTGTCTCTAACACACAACCAGAGCTGCCCCTCCAGGTCCTCAGCCCCTCACCCTCAGGCCTCCTCAGGCCTGGCTGACCCATTGGGGTTTCCAAAGAGGTGAATAAACtcaaaaaagaggaataaagttCTTTCTACATCTTGGAATGAATATCCCCCAAATGCCCAAGTACACTGGACATTTGCTGGGGTTTTTAGGCAGCAGAGCATCTGGATCCATTATCAGTTTGGGGGATTCAAACTTGAATCTTAAATGGAGGGAATACCCCACTTCCACAACTGAAGTTGGAGGCTTGGGAAGGTACCAGATAAGGGGAAGTGGACTCAGCCAGTCGGAGCTAGGCTTTTGCAGGAGAGAAGCACAGTCGCAGGAAGTTAGGGATCATTTGTGGCTGTGGAGTTCACGGCCTAACATGCACCTTGCTTCCTCCTTTTTGCAGGCCTGGTTCTCCAGTCTTCCCCAAGACCCCCAGTCCTGACTGAAGTACTGCCATAAATCCCTTTTCTGCTCCATTCAGCCAGGGTTAGTGTCAGCAATTGGTCAACagaagcccccaccccacccctggctgAGCTCTAAGtggcgcgcgcgcgcacacacacacacacacacacacacacacacacgtctccttcaatttttattgggggggagggggaggccctTTTGCATCTTAAGTAGCGCTCCTCtggcttttctcttctcttcctccactATGCAGGATCTCCTCTCTCATCACAAAATGGGGGAACTGCAGCTTTTTAAGATCCATAAATTAATTGCTGAATAATCCCCAAGACTTGATTAAGACCACAGACAACACTGAAGGATTATCCTAGGAAGAGAGAATAACCCTGGCCAGGGTCTGCCCCGCCGCCTAAGGTCCTGGAGCCCTCAAGGGAAAAGCACCGAGTAAACCAAGGTCACCCCAGCTGAGGAAGAGGCGGTCCTCACCCCACCACCGGCCACTAAatgaggggaggagggaagggcggTTGAGTCTGAGGACGGGTGTCCGGAGGCCAGGCCGGCCTGGGGCACAGGATGCTGTGGCCAAGGTCGCTCCTCACGGCATCGAGCTGGTCCTGCAGGAGGCGGGCCCGCTCGTCCAGGCTGCGCTGCTGGGCCAGGATGGCGGCCTTGCCGGCCAGCAGTGAGCAGTAGGCGCGCAGCCCGTCGGGGGGCAGGGCCCGCTCCAGCACCTCGCGCACCGCCCGCTCGCGCCGCGCCACGTGCTCCTTCAGCTCCTTGGCGTCCTCCTGCTGCCGCTGCAGGAGCCGGAGCCGCTGCAAAAGCGAGGCCTGAGGTCGCGGGGAGAGCGCGCCGTGAGACGGGCGGGGAGCGGCCGCTGCCGGGACGGTTCCAGCGGAGACAGAAggcccctccccgccccgccaGCCCCCACCGCCTCCCCGCTTCCCCCCAGCCTGGCTCCTTTTACCCGCTCGTCAGGGTCGCTGTCCGGTCCTGCCCGCGCCAGCGCCCGGTGCACGCGGGCCAGGCGGCTACCCAGCAGCAACAGCAGGCCCAGCACGCGCTCCAGGTCGGCCATGAACCGACTGAATCGCTCTAGTTCGCGGGGTGCACAGGCCTGGCCCACCGCCGTCTCCAGAGCCACCGCGCTCCTGGCCCACGCCTGGGCCACCCTCCGCAGATCCTCCTGCTCGGCATCAAGGTCCCGCAGCATCTTTTGGAGAAGGTCGGCCAGCTCCACCTGCAGGGAGGGCCTGGGTACTTAGGGAGGGGGGTAGGCCCCTGACTTCTCAGCCCAGATTCTAGGTGGCCCCACCTGGCCTCCAAAAGCCCCTTCACACTCACTTTCTTGGCCTGGATGCTATTGGTTGGCTCAGGACACCCCTGGCCACATTGCTGGTCAGGAACAGGGTGGGTGGTGGGGTTTTCTAACCTTGTCCCCTCCTGAGATGTTAGGTGAAGATAGGCGGAACTTAGTAGACAGGACCTGGTGACAAAGCCAGAGCTCCCTGGGTTTTACTGCCCCAGAGTTCAGGGCTTAGAATCTGGAGTCCCTGGTATCCCCCACTCACCGTGGCTCAGAAGTAACAGCAGTCTCCTTTCCAGCCCTCCCACAGGCTGGCCCCATTGCAGCCCGGACCTCGGCTAATGGAATCAGCCCATCCAGCAGGTGCAGGGGTGGTTCTGGGCTGGGGTGTGGGGCAAGGGTGTCACTCAGGGAGGGATCTAGGCTGGCCAGCTCCTGAACCAGCTCTTTGAGGTGCTGACTGGGCCATGTCGGCCTGGAACCAGGCTGGCCTGTGCCCCAGGGCAGGGCGGTGTGGTTAGGGACCCCTGGAGTATCACTGTCTGAAGGTCCCACAGCATTAACTGGGAGAAGTGTGAGAGGATCACTCTCTGCTAATGCAGGGGGATCAGTGGTCAGCTGTCCAGTGGGATCATCCATGGATGGGATGTCACCATTTGCAGCCCCAGGGAGGTTACAGCATGTGGGCCTGGAGACACCCACAGAACCGTTCACTCCCTGACCGCAGTCATCTGCCCCCGTAGTCTCTGGACACTCATGGAGGGAGTACTGCAGGGGAACTGTAGCCTGACCAGCCCTTTGGCCCAGGTTAGCTCCATGCAGGTCAGAGGCATAAGTACTGGAAGTGGAAAAGACACTAGATCAGAAAAGACCATGATCACAAACAAGTGGTGTCGGACTCCAAAGGCCACCTGCCCTTATCCCACCACCTGGACTCCCAGGGTCCAGCTATTCTTCCGTGTCCCTCCAGGATTCTGTGCAGTGTGTGATGGGGGTGTCTCACTCTGCTTGGAAGCAAGAGGGAATGCACCTGGTTGGCAGCCCCTGAGAGGCACAGGAGTCTTGAGATCTCTTTCTGACCAGAGGAGCTTCTTCCAGGAAAACTTCATCATCAGGCAGGGAGGGGAGCCGGGCAGGCACAATGCAGTTCTCTGAGACTCTCTTCTCACAGGTGGCAAAGTCGCTCTGGGGGGCCTCTGTAGGACCCACCACTGCAGCCTCCTTCTGAGTCAGGAGTCTGGAGACAGGGACCTCACAATGACCACAGTGACCAGGAAGGGAGCTCTTGATGCTGCCCCAAGGaaacagtgtgtgtgtgcatgtgtatgcgtgtatgtgtgtgtgtgtgtgtgtgttgggcaAGGGGGGTGTGGTCTGAAAAAGAGTCTGAGGGCTTGGACTTAGAGCAGGGGTGCGGGTGGGGGCTCTGCTTTCTTGAGCAAGAACAATGaaagctgcccccaccccccaattttAGTCCCAAGAGTGGCTTATGTCTCTCACCTGGAAAGTCTAGTCTGACGAAATGGTCTGGGGGGTTCTACAACTTGGGGAACAGCCTGGAAAGGTGAATATGGAACAACACTTAGATGAAATGTGGTGAGTTTTCAGTGTTCCAGATGCTCCAGCGCCAAccccctctccccgcccccctgCATCCCCAATCTCTCCCATACCTGGACAACAGGCGTGGCCCCTTCTGGGCCTCCCGGGGAGCCCCGGGCATCACCTGAAGCACTCCAACTCTGACCGGCAGACCCATAGGCCTCGCCAAGTTTCAAGGACCGAGGGTCTGAGTCGGCCGGGCCCCGGGGCTGGATACTGGGCAGCCATCCAATCTGCTGCTGCGGCTCCTGGGGCTTGGGCCTGGCTAGGCCAGAGGGGAGGCCGGCCTCGCCGGAGCATTCCCCCGCCGGCCCAGCGCCCCGGCCCACGCGATCCAGCTTCCCCGGCTCCGAGAAGCACCACTTTCGCTGCTGGTTAGCCAGGGGCCCCCGGCCGCCGGTTCCTCTCGCGGGCGGCCCGGGGCGCGCCCGCTCCACCTCCCCGCCGGGGTGGCTGAGCGAGGCGGAGCGCGGGTGCGCCGCGGCGGGCCGCAGGCGGGCGGGGAGGCTCATGCGGAGCTCTTTGCGCTGGAAGGACGTCTCCCGGAGCACCCGCCGCTGCGCGCCCTGCAGCCGCTGGCGGTAGGCGGCCCGCGAGGCCGGTGGGCTGGGCGGCTCGGCGGCCCGCGCTGCGGCCTCGGCCTCGGCCGCCAGCGCGTACAGCAGCGGGGTGGCCTGCCTGCTGAGCGGCCCCGGCGGCCCGCGGACCTGCGGCGGCCGCGGCGCACTGCGAGCGGGGGGCTCGGGCCGGGGCCGCGGGGAGGCGCGCCGCACGGCGGCGGACGCGGGGGCCGGGCCGCCCCACACCACGCGCACGTAGTCCCAGTCTAGGTAAGGGAAGAGGTCGGTCCCGGGAGACGGCGTGCGAGGCTCTGGACCGGAGGCCACCGAGAGAGAGCTATAGGCCGAGTCCCGCCGCAGGTCTAGGCTGCCAGTGGACAGGGCTGGGGAGGTCCGGTCACCCCCAGGCCCCAGGGCCTCCATGCCCACACGGGTGGGCGCTAGCTGGCTCCGACAGACCTGGAGGCACATAGATGGGGGACCCGAGTTGAGGAGCTCCAGGCTGGGGTTAGGACAGCTTGCTGTCCCCTCCTCCACGCAGAGCCAAGCACTGATGTGTCCTTTCCTGGTCCCACTGCCCTGCTGGCATTCCCCCCACGCAGATTTTTAGTAGAACCACCGGGGGCTGGGGGCAGTGATGGCAAGAGCAGTAAGACAAGCCCTGGGAAGCAGATGTGGGGGTCCAGGGCCTCCCGACTAGCCCATTCtgggctgccccccccccccccccagacctGCCGCCCCGGCTTCTACCCTGGCACCTCCTTGGTACTGAGCACAAGAAACACACATGTTCCTTTCTTCTCCAGCCCCATCCCACCCCGGCTGCTTTGTGCAGTCTGTTTCCTTCTCCATGTGATCTTGCCTTCATAAACAGTAATCGAGAACATTCTGAAGTCAcaggaaagcaaagaaaggatGGGGAGGAGACAAAGGTCATGGGGCAGGGGCAGCATCacagccttcctccctccccgTGTGCAGGTTATTTTCCAGgcactttatataaatatttacctTGACCCTCACGACTGTTATCTCCGTTTTACAGATGCAGACACTGATGCTCTTGAAGGGGGTGGAATGATGTGCCAGGGACACaaagctggtaagtggcagagctctGCCTGCATTCACTGCCGCCAGAatcaatttcctagaaacaaatCCTGCTGAAAGCCTgtttcccctgcccccacccccaccctacccaTTGCCAGAAGCCCTCATTAAAGCCTAAACTCTTTTGTGGGAGGTTGTGGTGTGGCCCCACCTCCCTTCAAACAACTGGCAGGTTCCAGAATAATATGGTCCCTGCTTCTGAGACTGCCTTTGTCTAGGAATGGCTGGCTCATCTGCCTCTCTGCCCTCTACTCCTGTTCCTTCTTTGGGAATCCCTACGGGGTCCTGAACTTCCCAGTCGCAGCACTTACCACCCTGCATTGCTGACCTGCTTGTCATTCCTGCCTCCACCCACCCCTGAGCTTCCTGAAGACAGGCCCTGATTTCAGTCATCTCTGTTTCCCAGTACCTGGCACTGTGCCTGGCATGTAATCAGTGTTAAATATTTGGATAATGGCCACGGAGGGAGCAGGCTTGCAGGCAGAACCTGTGGGAGTGGTGCTAGGATAGAAGGAAGAGGACTCCCTCAGCCTCTGCTCCCCCACATCTCCCTCCCTATTGACTTATCTGGGAAAGGGGATAGAACGGGTGAACCAGTTGCCACCATGGACACTGACCATGGTGTTCATGCAGCATTAGGAACAAGCAGAGTGGGCAAGCACAGCTTCAGTCAGGACTGGCCAGAAGTCCATGCCTCCCCAGCCCTGGAGGGAGAGTGAGGGGAGGAATTGAGTCGGAGTGCAGTGCCTGGCCAGGGACCACGGCTGGGGCAGAGGTGAGGCAGCTCTGAGGCATGGAAACCGGGGCTCTCTGTGAGCTGTGCGACTTTGGGAGTAGGGGTGGGTTGCTTCCCTTGAGCTGCTTGGTAGGCAGTACAGAGTAGGGAAGACTAGGTGAGGTAGGAACTGAAAAGCAGGTTCAGCTGAGCCTTCTGGGCACTATTTGGAGCGCAGGGTCACCCTCTACTCCCTGCGGCCCAGGATGCCAGAGGTTCCTAGTCAGGACAGGTAGAGGGGTGAATGGTGAGAGGATATGGTGTTTCCTGCAAGGGAGAGAGAGGCATCAGTTTCAACATTCCCAGAAGGGGCTCTCAGCAGACCTAGTATCAGAACATCTTGGCATCACCCACCAGGAGCATTTTTATGTCCACCAAGCCTAACCCTGCAGGCCAGTCAACATACTTAAAGTTCGGGGACCTCTCTTTCTGCAGTGGGTTTCTACTCTCTGGACTTCAGAAGGTCAAGAAGAAA
This region of Tamandua tetradactyla isolate mTamTet1 chromosome 20, mTamTet1.pri, whole genome shotgun sequence genomic DNA includes:
- the SHROOM1 gene encoding protein Shroom1, with translation MEALGPGGDRTSPALSTGSLDLRRDSAYSSLSVASGPEPRTPSPGTDLFPYLDWDYVRVVWGGPAPASAAVRRASPRPRPEPPARSAPRPPQVRGPPGPLSRQATPLLYALAAEAEAAARAAEPPSPPASRAAYRQRLQGAQRRVLRETSFQRKELRMSLPARLRPAAAHPRSASLSHPGGEVERARPGPPARGTGGRGPLANQQRKWCFSEPGKLDRVGRGAGPAGECSGEAGLPSGLARPKPQEPQQQIGWLPSIQPRGPADSDPRSLKLGEAYGSAGQSWSASGDARGSPGGPEGATPVVQAVPQVVEPPRPFRQTRLSRLLTQKEAAVVGPTEAPQSDFATCEKRVSENCIVPARLPSLPDDEVFLEEAPLVRKRSQDSCASQGLPTSTYASDLHGANLGQRAGQATVPLQYSLHECPETTGADDCGQGVNGSVGVSRPTCCNLPGAANGDIPSMDDPTGQLTTDPPALAESDPLTLLPVNAVGPSDSDTPGVPNHTALPWGTGQPGSRPTWPSQHLKELVQELASLDPSLSDTLAPHPSPEPPLHLLDGLIPLAEVRAAMGPACGRAGKETAVTSEPRSCLLSSAYLHLTSQEGTRLENPTTHPVPDQQCGQGCPEPTNSIQAKKVELADLLQKMLRDLDAEQEDLRRVAQAWARSAVALETAVGQACAPRELERFSRFMADLERVLGLLLLLGSRLARVHRALARAGPDSDPDERASLLQRLRLLQRQQEDAKELKEHVARRERAVREVLERALPPDGLRAYCSLLAGKAAILAQQRSLDERARLLQDQLDAVRSDLGHSILCPRPAWPPDTRPQTQPPFPPPLI